A DNA window from Castanea sativa cultivar Marrone di Chiusa Pesio chromosome 7, ASM4071231v1 contains the following coding sequences:
- the LOC142641968 gene encoding uncharacterized protein LOC142641968 isoform X2 → MNRGYIQEEMLHCTDMTVLERQRARMKWHEDQLQQSYFGGSGEFCGGGGVFQGHEGHYQVQNFQGLVGTGGGDLVLGEVVSQTVKVVDPAGLKNRWAELGRLELPDMGFESCGLVNGTSSEFEMTAGAISTTSSCPPKVVVAAAAEQKGKVSVPVGKESSKKRKADKVQNTQVVLEDEPKDKRSKLCAEDGESKITGQTSTKNTTANNNNNNRESSSDTSKENSKASEVQKPDYIHVRARRGQATDSHSLAERVRREKISERMKYLQDLVPGCNKITGKAGMLDEIINYVQSLQRQVEFLSMKLAAVNPRLDFNIEDFFGKEMFPACSTSFPTIGMSSEMTNPAYLQFNPAQVVACCGLEMGINSSDMALRRTISAPVSIPETYIDTPCFTLPPSSTWDADLQNLLNLEFHQGRSTSFPSQPFTGSIEASNLKMEM, encoded by the exons ATGAACAGGGGTTATATACAGGAGGAGATGTTGCACTGCACGGACATGACAGTGCTGGAGAGGCAAAGGGCTAGGATGAAGTGGCATGAAGATCAACTGCAACAGAGTTATTTTGGAGGAAGTGGTGAgttttgtggtggtggtggtgtgttTCAGGGTCATGAGGGTCATTATCAAGTTCAGAACTTTCAGGGTTTGGTGGGTACTGGCGGTGGTGATTTGGTGCTTGGAGAGGTGGTGAGTCAGACAGTGAAAGTAGTTGACCCAGCCGGTTTGAAAAATAGGTGGGCTGAGTTGGGCAGGCTTGAGTTACCTGACATGGGTTTTGAGTCTTGTGGGTTGGTGAATGGGACCAGTAGTGAGTTTGAGATGACTGCTGGTGCTATTTCAACGACTTCAAGTTGCCCACCAAAAGTGGTGGTGGCAGCGGCGGCTGAACAAAAAGGCAAGGTATCAGTGCCAGTTGGGAAAGAGAGTTCCAAGAAGAGGAAGGCTGATAAGGTGCAGAACACTCAG GTTGTTCTGGAAGATGAACCCAAAGACAAGAGGAGCAAATTATGTGCAGAAGACGGGGAATCAAAGATCACAGGGCAAACCAGCACCAAAAACACCACcgccaacaacaacaacaacaatagagaAAGTTCTTCTGATACTTCAAAGGAGAATTCAAAAGCTTCCGAGGTTCAGAAGCCGGATTATATTCATGTCCGGGCACGCCGCGGCCAAGCCACAGACAGCCACAGTCTAGCTGAGAGG GTGAGGAGGGAAAAGATCAGTGAGAGAATGAAGTATCTGCAGGATTTAGTACCAGGGTGTAACAAGATCACAGGGAAAGCTGGAATGCTCGATGAAATCATCAATTATGTTCAATCTCTTCAACGACAAGTAGAG TTCCTGTCTATGAAACTAGCTGCTGTGAATCCAAGGCTCGACTTCAACATTGAAGATTTCTTTGGAAAAGag ATGTTTCCTGCTTGCTCAACAAGTTTTCCAACAATTGGAATGTCATCCGAAATGACTAATCCTGCCTACCTTCAGTTTAATCCAGCACAAGTGGTTGCGTGTTGTGGTTTGGAAATGGGGATAAATTCATCTGATATGGCTCTTCGACGAACCATCAGTGCACCTGTGTCGATCCCTGAAACATATATTGACACGCCCTGCTTCACT CTACCGCCTTCTTCAACTTGGGATGCTGATTTACAAAACCTGCTCAATCTAGAGTTCCATCAAGGAAGATCAACATCCTTTCCTTCCCAACCATTTACAG GTTCCATTGAAGCTAGCAATCTAAAGATGGAGATGTGA
- the LOC142641968 gene encoding uncharacterized protein LOC142641968 isoform X1, with amino-acid sequence MNRGYIQEEMLHCTDMTVLERQRARMKWHEDQLQQSYFGGSGEFCGGGGVFQGHEGHYQVQNFQGLVGTGGGDLVLGEVVSQTVKVVDPAGLKNRWAELGRLELPDMGFESCGLVNGTSSEFEMTAGAISTTSSCPPKVVVAAAAEQKGKVSVPVGKESSKKRKADKVQNTQVVLEDEPKDKRSKLCAEDGESKITGQTSTKNTTANNNNNNRESSSDTSKENSKASEVQKPDYIHVRARRGQATDSHSLAERVRREKISERMKYLQDLVPGCNKITGKAGMLDEIINYVQSLQRQVEFLSMKLAAVNPRLDFNIEDFFGKEMFPACSTSFPTIGMSSEMTNPAYLQFNPAQVVACCGLEMGINSSDMALRRTISAPVSIPETYIDTPCFTQLPPSSTWDADLQNLLNLEFHQGRSTSFPSQPFTGSIEASNLKMEM; translated from the exons ATGAACAGGGGTTATATACAGGAGGAGATGTTGCACTGCACGGACATGACAGTGCTGGAGAGGCAAAGGGCTAGGATGAAGTGGCATGAAGATCAACTGCAACAGAGTTATTTTGGAGGAAGTGGTGAgttttgtggtggtggtggtgtgttTCAGGGTCATGAGGGTCATTATCAAGTTCAGAACTTTCAGGGTTTGGTGGGTACTGGCGGTGGTGATTTGGTGCTTGGAGAGGTGGTGAGTCAGACAGTGAAAGTAGTTGACCCAGCCGGTTTGAAAAATAGGTGGGCTGAGTTGGGCAGGCTTGAGTTACCTGACATGGGTTTTGAGTCTTGTGGGTTGGTGAATGGGACCAGTAGTGAGTTTGAGATGACTGCTGGTGCTATTTCAACGACTTCAAGTTGCCCACCAAAAGTGGTGGTGGCAGCGGCGGCTGAACAAAAAGGCAAGGTATCAGTGCCAGTTGGGAAAGAGAGTTCCAAGAAGAGGAAGGCTGATAAGGTGCAGAACACTCAG GTTGTTCTGGAAGATGAACCCAAAGACAAGAGGAGCAAATTATGTGCAGAAGACGGGGAATCAAAGATCACAGGGCAAACCAGCACCAAAAACACCACcgccaacaacaacaacaacaatagagaAAGTTCTTCTGATACTTCAAAGGAGAATTCAAAAGCTTCCGAGGTTCAGAAGCCGGATTATATTCATGTCCGGGCACGCCGCGGCCAAGCCACAGACAGCCACAGTCTAGCTGAGAGG GTGAGGAGGGAAAAGATCAGTGAGAGAATGAAGTATCTGCAGGATTTAGTACCAGGGTGTAACAAGATCACAGGGAAAGCTGGAATGCTCGATGAAATCATCAATTATGTTCAATCTCTTCAACGACAAGTAGAG TTCCTGTCTATGAAACTAGCTGCTGTGAATCCAAGGCTCGACTTCAACATTGAAGATTTCTTTGGAAAAGag ATGTTTCCTGCTTGCTCAACAAGTTTTCCAACAATTGGAATGTCATCCGAAATGACTAATCCTGCCTACCTTCAGTTTAATCCAGCACAAGTGGTTGCGTGTTGTGGTTTGGAAATGGGGATAAATTCATCTGATATGGCTCTTCGACGAACCATCAGTGCACCTGTGTCGATCCCTGAAACATATATTGACACGCCCTGCTTCACT CAGCTACCGCCTTCTTCAACTTGGGATGCTGATTTACAAAACCTGCTCAATCTAGAGTTCCATCAAGGAAGATCAACATCCTTTCCTTCCCAACCATTTACAG GTTCCATTGAAGCTAGCAATCTAAAGATGGAGATGTGA